The nucleotide window TAGAGCTGGGTTTACTGGATGACGGCATGCTGAAAATGACCGTTGACGAAATCCTGATGCAGCAGCCATCCAGCAATCAGGACTGCACGCGTTTCGCGTTGTCATTTATGCTGATGAATGAGCTGAGCGATGAGGAAATGAAGCAGCTTTTAAAGGCGGGTGAAGAAGCGCACTGGCATTTTGATCCGATCAAGATGTTTGTGACGGAACACAACCGGCAATGGACGCTGGAAACACTGTTTTGTGAAGTGAGAAAGGAACATCAGTTATTCGCCAAAGCGGAAAAGCTGGCCGAAGTGCTGCGCAGGGCGAATCAGTTGGATTTGAAAAGTTTCTCAGACGAGCAGGCAGAACAAATGAATATTGCATTGATGAAAGGCTACATGTTGTTAAAAAGTGGTCAGTTTGAGGAAGCTCAGTTGGATCAGACGCTGAATGAGCTGACTAGCCTGATGGGAGAATGAGGTGCATTCTCCTTTTTCTTTGACAAGGGTGCTGAGGCATTGATGACTTAAAAACTCACTTACAATCTATGAATATTGAATAAATTATGCTAAACTGATGAAGTAGAGGTGAAAAAAATGAAATATAATTTTGATCAGGTGACCGACCGCAGCCATACCGATGCAACGAAATGGTATGTTGTTCAGGAAACGTTGGATATACCGGATGTCACGCCGCTGTGGATTGCGGATATGGATTTTGCGGTTTCCGATCCGATTCAGCAGGCTTTGAAAAAACGGATGGAATGTCCGGCCTATGGATATACGGAACGTGGTCCGATCTATGCGCAGGTCATGGCGGACTGGTTTAACCGCCGCTATCAATACGGAGCAGATCCAGCAATGATGATGATGTCGACCGGTGTCATGTATTCTGTGTCCGCGGCGATCCGGCTATTCAGTCAGGAAGGCGATAAGATCCTGATTCCAACCCCGGCTTATGAGCCGTTTGTCGATAAGACGCTGTCCAACCGGCGGATTCCCATTCTGTGTCCGATGCACGAAGAAGCTGGATATTATACCCTGGATTTTGAGGATATGGAAAAACGCATCGATGAGAAGACGAAAATCTTCATCCTATGCAATCCGCAGAATCCAACCGGCCGGGTGTATACAAAGGCGGAATTGGAGCAGGTTGCTGCCTTCTGTGAAAAGCATCAGCTGAAAATCATTTCCGATGAAATTCATGCCGATTTTGTGTTTGACGGTCAGTTTATGCCGATCATCAACATCAATGAATACACTCGTCAGAATACGATTGCCTGTGTTTCCTGCACCAAGTCGTTCAATCTGGCCGGCTTGAAAATTTCCGGCGTGATTATTAAAAATCCGGAGCTGTTTAAGGAATTCAAGGCGGAAGCGGCCAATGTCGGCATCGCCAGCATCAATATCTTTGCCCTGGAAGCAATGAAAGCTGCGTATCAATTTTCGGAGGACTGGATGGATCAATTATTGGCCTACATCAAGGCGAACCGGGATTATGCCGATGAATTCTTCCGTACACGGCTGCCGATGATCAAGACCCGGAAACCGGAAGGAACGTATTTCTTCTGGCTTGATATGCGTGACTGCGGCATCGAATGGGAAAAACTGAATCAGACCTGCATTGAGGAAGGGCACGTTTATTTGTCGGAAGGCAAATTCTTCGGTGAGAACTACTTGGGCTTTGAGCGCTTAAATCTGGCCAGTCCGCGTGCTCAGCTGCAGACCGGTTTGGAAAAACTGGAAAAAATGGTTCTGGCTCATCAGAAATAACTGACTGAACTGAAATTGAGAATCGAAAAAGCGGCGGCGGCCGCTTTTTGTTATATCAGCAAGGTTGTTTTCCATGGGACAAACAGGCCGCAGCCGAATCTGACATAGCGTGGCAAGGATAGGTTGTTGAGCGATCAATGCACGTCCTTTAGGGAAATGACTTGGAAGTGGAGGGATTAGATCAGCAAAATACCGGTTTCCATGCGCTTTTTTCCTTTTCATTCAGGAAAAACATTGCCTCGAAAACAAAGGAACGTGTGGTAAAATAAAGATGTCATCTTGAAGATATGCAGTCAGATCTACCTCCCTTTCTCTGGCGCGTATCTTTTTTTGTTTTGATCGTGAAGGAGAATCAGATCCCGGTCCTAATCCCAAGCAGGGGAAAGAAAGGATGATATTGCCTGAGCCTGCGTTTTTTCTTGTTTAGGGTGGAATGACTCTGTCCATACTGCAAAGAAAGAAGGGAGGAGATCGGATGAAGAATGATCCATCGCAGCGGGAAGCCGTCATCACAGCCTATCTGTCAGCCTTGCGCGCTCGCGACAAAGAAACCAGCTCTCACAGTCTGCGGGTGAGCCGGCTAGCCTGTGAAATGGCAGCTGAATTAGCCTGGTCTGAAGCTCGTTGTCAGAAGCTGAAGGAAGGCGCATTGATGCATGATTTAGGCAAACTGGCGATTTCCGATGCCGTTTTGCTGAAGCCGGGACGCCTGGACGATTGGCAGTGGCAGCAAATGCGGAAGCATCCTGCCGAAGGAGCACGCCTGATTCGCCAGACCCCCATCCTCAATGATCTGGCTCCCATGGTTCTGCAGCACCATGAACGCTGGGACGGAAAAGGCTATCCCTACGGTTTAAAAGCAGCGGAGATCTGTGAGGAAGCGCGGGTGCTGGCTTTGGCTGATGCCTATGATGCGATGATCTGCCGACGTCCTTATCACGCGCCTATGCCGCTGTCGGAAGTGCTGTCACAAATTGAACAGGGCCGCGGGAACCAATTTGATCCTGAACTGACGGATTGTTTTTTAAGACTGCATCCTCCGATTCATCCTCCTTTTTGAAAATTGAATGAATAAAAATGAAAGTCGCCTGATAAGATTTGACATCGCTTTCATCCCATTGTAAACTGAGGATCAGAAGGAGATACACAAATGGAAAAATTTGAATTGAACGACTTTAGAAAACTCCGCGGCTTAAGCGATGTGACATTTTCTCCGGACGGACAGCACATTGCCGTCGTCGTCAAATCCTGCAATGATCAGGATGGCTATGATTTTACGATCTGGGCTCGCTCTCAGGGCGGGGAATTCCGGCAGCTGACCAGTTTCGGTAAGGAAAGCAGCTATTTATGGGATGATGAAGAAACTCTGATGTTCTTATCCTTGCGGGATCCTTCAGACCAGAAGCGGGCTGAGGCTGGGGAAGAATTGACCGGAGCCTATCGTCTGAGTCTGAACGGCGGCGAAGCGGTCAAAGCCTTTACACTGCCGATTCAAGCTGGCAAGCTGGAAAAACTGGATGAAGGTTTATATCTGGTTACCGCCCGCTGCGATGCGACACTGCCGGACTATTATAAAATGAATGCCGAGGAACGCAAACAGGTCACTGAGGATAAGAAAAAGAATGCAGAATTTCATGTGCTCGATGAAACGCCGTTCTGGTCTAATGGAACTCCGGGTTT belongs to Holdemania massiliensis and includes:
- a CDS encoding HD-GYP domain-containing protein — translated: MKNDPSQREAVITAYLSALRARDKETSSHSLRVSRLACEMAAELAWSEARCQKLKEGALMHDLGKLAISDAVLLKPGRLDDWQWQQMRKHPAEGARLIRQTPILNDLAPMVLQHHERWDGKGYPYGLKAAEICEEARVLALADAYDAMICRRPYHAPMPLSEVLSQIEQGRGNQFDPELTDCFLRLHPPIHPPF
- a CDS encoding DUF3783 domain-containing protein, encoding MKKAIYCYNIDDVDQHILETITAAMDVELGLLDDGMLKMTVDEILMQQPSSNQDCTRFALSFMLMNELSDEEMKQLLKAGEEAHWHFDPIKMFVTEHNRQWTLETLFCEVRKEHQLFAKAEKLAEVLRRANQLDLKSFSDEQAEQMNIALMKGYMLLKSGQFEEAQLDQTLNELTSLMGE
- a CDS encoding MalY/PatB family protein; translation: MKYNFDQVTDRSHTDATKWYVVQETLDIPDVTPLWIADMDFAVSDPIQQALKKRMECPAYGYTERGPIYAQVMADWFNRRYQYGADPAMMMMSTGVMYSVSAAIRLFSQEGDKILIPTPAYEPFVDKTLSNRRIPILCPMHEEAGYYTLDFEDMEKRIDEKTKIFILCNPQNPTGRVYTKAELEQVAAFCEKHQLKIISDEIHADFVFDGQFMPIININEYTRQNTIACVSCTKSFNLAGLKISGVIIKNPELFKEFKAEAANVGIASINIFALEAMKAAYQFSEDWMDQLLAYIKANRDYADEFFRTRLPMIKTRKPEGTYFFWLDMRDCGIEWEKLNQTCIEEGHVYLSEGKFFGENYLGFERLNLASPRAQLQTGLEKLEKMVLAHQK